A window of the Synechococcus sp. LTW-R genome harbors these coding sequences:
- a CDS encoding glycosyltransferase family 2 protein: MSFSTPVLLIAFNRPESTAQVLRSLAEIRPPKLYVACDGPRPERLDEVRRCDAVRALVSQINWPCQLRTLFQPINLGCRVGVTAALDWFFEQEEEGIVLEDDIVADPSFFPFCQELLERYRHDERVGVIAANNHQRLPPSDGSSYRFSIYCHCWGWASWRRAWRCNDPALKGWPAFRDGQWLKQLGGEPLARRWGQWLEQLAAGQIDTWDMVWQFSCWQQGFLTVIPAVELVENIGFGVDATHTLDERSPLGTPGSLSFPLRHPTVMQADRLRDQDTFRRLFQRSRRADWLRKGRKALRLLGWRS, encoded by the coding sequence ATGAGTTTCAGCACTCCCGTTCTCTTGATTGCGTTCAATCGCCCGGAGAGCACAGCCCAGGTGTTGCGGTCCTTGGCGGAGATCAGACCTCCAAAGCTCTACGTGGCTTGCGATGGTCCAAGACCTGAGCGCCTAGATGAAGTCCGGCGCTGTGATGCCGTTCGTGCTTTGGTGTCTCAAATCAATTGGCCCTGCCAGTTGCGGACCTTGTTTCAGCCCATCAACCTGGGCTGCCGCGTTGGGGTCACCGCCGCGCTGGATTGGTTTTTTGAGCAGGAGGAGGAGGGCATTGTTCTGGAGGACGACATCGTTGCCGACCCGAGCTTTTTCCCCTTCTGTCAGGAGTTGCTCGAGCGCTATCGCCATGACGAGCGCGTTGGCGTGATTGCGGCCAATAACCATCAGCGCCTGCCCCCCAGCGATGGCAGCAGTTACCGGTTCTCGATCTATTGCCATTGCTGGGGTTGGGCCAGCTGGCGTCGGGCTTGGCGTTGCAACGACCCTGCCCTAAAGGGTTGGCCGGCTTTTCGCGATGGTCAATGGCTCAAGCAACTGGGGGGAGAGCCCTTGGCGCGGCGCTGGGGCCAATGGTTGGAGCAGCTCGCGGCTGGGCAGATCGACACCTGGGACATGGTCTGGCAATTCAGCTGCTGGCAGCAGGGGTTCTTGACCGTGATCCCTGCGGTCGAGCTCGTTGAGAACATTGGTTTTGGCGTCGATGCCACCCACACCCTCGATGAGCGCTCTCCCCTTGGGACGCCTGGATCGCTCAGTTTCCCCTTGCGTCATCCAACGGTGATGCAGGCCGATCGTCTCCGCGACCAAGACACGTTTCGGCGACTCTTCCAGCGCAGCCGCCGAGCTGACTGGTTGCGTAAGGGCCGGAAAGCGTTGCGCTTGCTGGGCTGGAGGTCCTGA
- a CDS encoding glycosyltransferase, with protein MRVVQVSTYDGGQGAARAAFRLHRALRDQGIDSSMRVAHAISGDAWVQAPRSKPRQAMALLRSTASWWLSKPQRSANPVTHSVASLPSGLDRELNAKGADLLHLHWLQDEFLSVEAIGRLRGPVVWTLHDTWPFCGSEHYPLDAQDQRFALGYSRGSRSELDRGLDLDRWTWLRKGKAWRSLLPRLQLIAPSRWMAEQASRSALLHGVPCQVLPNAIPQVFRPSEPSQARAALGWPQDKRLILFGAIDATDPRKGADLLQAALRCLVHQNSGQLMAVILGQSQPRQTQDWPIPVLYSGRLHDDVSLALAYAAADVVVVPSRMDNLPQSATEAIACGTPVVAFDQGGMADVIAHRQTGWLAESFDPETLAQGIRWALQRPQDQPVLSENLDRWRSDAVAQTHMDLYAEVLSR; from the coding sequence ATGCGCGTTGTTCAGGTCTCCACCTACGACGGCGGGCAAGGTGCAGCGAGGGCAGCCTTCCGCTTGCATCGCGCCCTACGGGATCAGGGCATCGACAGCTCCATGCGCGTGGCCCACGCCATCAGCGGTGACGCCTGGGTGCAGGCTCCACGCTCGAAGCCCCGTCAGGCCATGGCGTTGTTGCGAAGCACCGCCAGTTGGTGGCTCAGCAAACCGCAGCGCAGCGCTAACCCGGTCACCCATTCGGTGGCGTCTCTGCCCTCAGGGCTCGACCGTGAGCTCAATGCCAAAGGGGCCGATCTGCTGCATTTGCATTGGCTCCAAGATGAATTCCTGTCAGTAGAGGCCATTGGTCGTCTGAGGGGGCCGGTGGTTTGGACCCTGCATGACACCTGGCCGTTTTGCGGCAGTGAGCACTATCCCCTTGATGCGCAGGATCAGCGCTTTGCTTTGGGCTACAGCCGTGGCAGTCGCTCGGAGTTGGATCGCGGGTTGGATCTGGATCGATGGACTTGGCTGCGCAAAGGCAAGGCTTGGCGATCGTTGTTGCCACGGCTGCAATTGATCGCTCCGTCCCGCTGGATGGCTGAGCAGGCTTCGCGTTCTGCCTTGTTGCATGGGGTGCCGTGCCAGGTCCTGCCCAACGCCATTCCCCAGGTTTTTCGACCCAGTGAACCGTCGCAAGCGCGAGCTGCCCTCGGTTGGCCTCAAGACAAGCGCCTGATTTTGTTCGGAGCGATCGATGCAACGGATCCCCGTAAGGGGGCTGATTTGTTGCAGGCGGCGCTCCGGTGCTTGGTGCATCAAAACTCCGGCCAGCTGATGGCAGTGATCCTTGGGCAATCCCAGCCCAGGCAGACCCAGGATTGGCCGATTCCGGTTCTCTACAGCGGTCGTCTCCATGACGACGTCAGCCTTGCTTTGGCCTATGCCGCAGCGGATGTCGTTGTTGTGCCCTCTCGCATGGACAACCTCCCCCAGTCCGCCACCGAAGCGATTGCTTGTGGCACACCTGTTGTGGCCTTTGACCAGGGGGGAATGGCTGATGTCATTGCCCATCGCCAAACCGGTTGGTTGGCTGAGTCCTTCGATCCAGAAACGTTGGCTCAAGGAATCCGTTGGGCCTTGCAGCGTCCTCAGGACCAACCAGTGCTCTCTGAGAATCTCGACCGGTGGCGTTCTGACGCAGTGGCCCAAACCCACATGGATCTCTATGCCGAGGTGTTGAGCCGGTGA